In the genome of Serratia symbiotica (Periphyllus acericola), the window TTCTGCCGCTTTCAGTGTCTAGATCGCGTCTGGCAGCAGGTATTTTACATCGGGATGGATCTCAAGTTTTACCCAGTGGGTGCCGAGCGCTTCACGCGCCAGCCGGGCGTCGAATACCGCTTCGTCTGCGGTTTTAGCACCGGAAGTATTGGGCAGCAGATGCACACCCAACTGCTGAAGCGGTGCCAATATGGTGTCATTACCGCCGCGCAGATCGACGCGTTTAATGGCTAGGGTCACCAACTGTGATCCTGAGGCGCGCAGAGCTTACAGCATGAGCGCCGGGGTAGCGAACTTGCCTGTGCCGGTGAATAGGCCTGAGGTAAAGGTAGTTTCGGCGATTTTCAGCATGTCAGCCTCCAGCAATCGCTTGAAACAGAAGGATATCATCGCCGTCCTGTACCAGATGGTAAGGCTAGTCGGTGCATGGGATGATGGTTTGATTGATCGCTAAAGCGCTACCCGGCTGGTAGCGTTCCAGTTGCTCAAGTAGGGCGGTAACACTGAGCGGCTGTGTCAGCTCCAGCGGCTGATCATTGAGTAAGATCTTCATATCTAGCCTCTGCATATCGGGCAGTCACTGGCTTGGCTGAGCTGTAGAGTACTCCAGTTTTGCTGTTTATCGTCGAACAGGCGCAGCTTGCCGCTGAGCGCTGAAGGCACGCCTGCTAACGTTTGGATGGCTTCCAACGCCTGCAAGGTGCCGATCACTCCAACTACCGGGCCCCAAGTACGCCCACGGTGCGGCAGCTACGCTGTGGCTCGGTTTGTTCAGGGTATAAGCAGGTGTAACAGCTGCCCCTCTAGCCTTTGTGCCAGCGGAATGGATTTTACTAGTGGGTTCAGCGCTTGTAACTGACGTTGTGCCAGTACGGCTTTGCCTTTAACGGTGTCAGTACTGTTGTAGAGGATCTGGCGTTGCAGGTTAGTGACGTGCAGCTTGTCATTGTCGGCTAACAGCAGCGTACCAACGCCAGCAGCAGCTAGATACAATGATGCCGGGGAACCTAGCTCCCCTAGGCCGACGATCAGTACCGTCGCGCGTTTGAGCTTTTCCTGACCTTCTGGGCCGATGTCCTCCAGTAACAACTGGCGGCTGTAGCGTAGGAATTCTTGATCGTTAAGCATCAGACACCCCGCCCTCAATCATCCGCAACAACTCAGCTGAAGCCGCGCGCCAATCCGGTGCCTTGGTAATGGCACTCACTACCGCCACGCTGCCAACGCTGCTGGCACGCGGTCGAGGTTGATCCCACCGATCGCTACCGTCAGGTATCCAGGCAGCCTGGCTGATATGGCGTTTTAGCGCGCTCTATCCCTGTGGCGTTGAGGGCATGTTTTTGGTCTGGGTCGCAAAAGATGTGCCCCAATGCGATATACGAGGGTTTTAGCGCAATAGAGCGCGCCAGCTCGGCGTCATCATGGGTAGATAACCCAGCCGCAGCCCAGCACGATGAATGGCCAGCAAATCGGCGCTATCCAAATCTTCCTGGCCGAGGTGTAAACCATAGGCACGGTGTTTGATCGCCAGTTACCAGTAATCATTGATGAACAACCGCGCCCGATATTGCTTACCCAAAGCGATGGCAGTGGCGGTATCCTCTTCCACCTGTTCACTCGGCAGATCCTTAATGCGTAGTTGAAGCGTAGTGACGCTAGCATCTAGCAGACGGGCGATCCATTCAACGCTGTTGACCACTGGGTACAATCCCAATTTGGGTGGCGTGTCGGGGAACTCTCCATGCCGCTTAACTGTACTTCGATCGGTTGGGCAACCTCCTGAGCTGCGGCATAATAGCGCACCTCCTGCGAGATTTTCATGGAGCAGAACTTCGGGCCGCACATGGAACAGATATGGGCTACCTTAGCGGATACCTTTGGCAGGGTTTCATCGTGGTAGGCACGGGCAGTGTCAGGATCAAGCACCAGGTTGAACTGATCTTACCAACGGAATTCGAAGCGGGCTTTGGACATGGCGTTGTCGCGGATTTGCGCGCCCGGATGCCCCTTGGCCAGATCGGCGGTGTGGGCGGCGATCTTATATGTGATTAACCCTTGTTTTACGTCTTCTTTGTTCGGCAGACCGATGTGCTCTTTTGGCGTGACGTAGCACAGCATAGCGCAGCCGAACTAGCCGATCATCGCTGCACCGATGCCGGAGGTGAAGTGGTCATAGCCGGGAGCGATATCGGTGGTCAATGGGCCGAGGGTAAAGAATGGCGCTTGGTGGAAGTGCTATAGCTCTTCGTTCATATTGAGGCGGATCATCTGCATCGGGACATGTCCGGGGCCTTCAATCATCACCTGTACATCGTATTCCCAGGCTATTCTGGTCAGTTCGCCCAGGGTGTACAGCTCAGCGAATTGCGCTTCATCGTTGGCGTCCTGAATCGAACCTGGAGGCAGGCCATCGCCGAGCGATAGCGAAACGTCATAGGCGGCGCAGATCTCACGGAAATTCTGATACAGGAAATTTTCCTTATGATGTGACAGACACCATTTCGCCATGATCGACCCGCCACACGAGACGATGCCGGTCAAACTTTTGGCGGTCATCGGCACATAGCGCAGCAGCATCCCGGCGTGAATAGTAAAGTAATCAACCCCTTGCTCCGCCTGCTCCAGCAGCGTATCGCGGAATATCTTCCAGGTTAGGTTTTCCGCTATGCCGTTGACTTTCTCCAAAGCCTAATAGATCGGTACCGTACCAATAGGCACCGGACTGTTACGCGGAACCCATTCGAGAGTTTCGTGGATTTAGCGGCCAGTAGATAGATCCATCACGGTATCTGCGCCACAACGGGGGTAGAGCATACCAGTTTCTCCACTTCTTCTTCGATTGATGAACTCACCATCGAATTGCCGATGTTGGTGTTGACCTTCACCAGAAAATTGCGGCCTATGATCATCGGTTCTGATTCCGGGTGGTTGATATTGGCAGGAATGATGGCACGGCCAGCGGCTACTTCCTGACGTACGAACTCTGGCGTAATGTTTTCCGGCAAATTTGCCCCCCAACTTTGGCCGGGATGTTGCTGGCACAGCACCTCGCTGCGGATGCGATTACGCCCCATATCGCGGATGGCGATAAACACCATCTCCCGGGGTGACAATGCCGGTGCGGGCATAGTGCAATTAGGTCACGACTTGCCAGCCTGCGCGCAGTTTGGCAGGCCAGCGTGCACGTCAGCGGTGCTAGCGGGTCACCGTAGTAGGGGCCAGCAGTGTCATACACCGGAATGGCTTAGTTCTGCTGGTACTGCGGGGTATCCGTGTTATTACTGATCAATGTTGGGCTGAGCTGGATTTCGCTCATCGGCACCTGTACGTCGCTGCGCGAGCCTTGCAGATAGATACGGCGTGAATTGGGAAAAGCCATCCCTTGCAGGGTATCGATAAACTGCTGGGCGGCTTCGCGTTGCGCTTTACGGGGGCTGGGGTTCTTAACGTTAGACATAGCAATTTCCTTACAGTGTGTTGGGTTGGGAAAGTTGCTTGCCTGGAGTTCGTAAGGAGTAATGATGTTGGTCGGAGCGGCAGGAGCATTCCAAATCGGGAGAAATCCTGCATGTGGCTGTAGATTACTCTTGTTGCCTTCGCGGGTACTAACCCGATCAGGTTCCGCGGATCCCGAACTAACGGTCTCAGCCCGGCCAATTTGTTGAATAAATCAGGCGCTAGGCACTCCGACAAGATGCCCCATTATTAGGAGGGAGAATAAAAACTACAAGCTTATCCTCAGTATATTGCAAGGCATGAAATCTATCGGCATGCCCAAGCGTGGCACCGTGATGTGCAGAATAATGTACAATGGTGGGTAGATGATTAAGGGAGCCTCATAAATGAATGAGTTGAAGAACGATCGTTACCTGCGTGCGCTGTTGTGTCAGCCGGTCGATGTGACCCCCGTATGGATGATGCGCCAGGCTGGTCGTTATTTGCCAGAGTACAAGGCGACCCGCGCCAAGGCCGGTGATTTTATGTCACTTTGCAAGAACGCGGAGTTGGCCTGTGAGGTAACGCTGCAACCGCTACGCCGTTATGCGCTGGATGCCGCAATTCTATTCTCCGATATTCTCACCATTCCCGATGCCATGGGGCTTGGGCTGTATTTCGAAACCGGCGAAGGTCCGCGCTTTTCTTCCACGATTGCCAGCCGCGCCGATGTAGACAAATTGCCGCTATTCGATCCGGAAGTGGAATTAGGGTACGTGATGAATGCCGTGCGTACCATCCGCCGTGAACTGAAGGGCGAAGTGCCATTGATCGGCTTTTCCGGTAGCCCGTGGACGCTGGCGACTTACATGGTAGAAGGCGGTAGCAGCAAGGCGTTTACCAAGCTGAAGAAGATGATGTACGCCGAACCAGCCACGTTACACCTACTGCTCGATAAGCTGGCGGACAGCGTGATCCTGTATCTCAACGCCCAGATCAAGGCTGGTGCGCAGTCGGTGATGGTGTTTGACACTTGGGGCGGCGTATTGACTGGCCGTGATTACCGTGAGTTCTCACTGCACTATATGCACAAGATCGTCGACGGCCTGCTGCGTGAAAACGATGGCC includes:
- the hemE gene encoding uroporphyrinogen decarboxylase, whose amino-acid sequence is MNELKNDRYLRALLCQPVDVTPVWMMRQAGRYLPEYKATRAKAGDFMSLCKNAELACEVTLQPLRRYALDAAILFSDILTIPDAMGLGLYFETGEGPRFSSTIASRADVDKLPLFDPEVELGYVMNAVRTIRRELKGEVPLIGFSGSPWTLATYMVEGGSSKAFTKLKKMMYAEPATLHLLLDKLADSVILYLNAQIKAGAQSVMVFDTWGGVLTGRDYREFSLHYMHKIVDGLLRENDGRRVPVTLFTKGGGQWLEAMASSGCDALGLDWATDIADARRCVGDKVALQGNMDPSMLYATPERIGQEVETILAGFGHGEGHVFNLGHGIHQDVPPTNAGAFVEAVHAQSAKYHC